The proteins below are encoded in one region of Nilaparvata lugens isolate BPH chromosome X, ASM1435652v1, whole genome shotgun sequence:
- the LOC111060978 gene encoding uncharacterized protein LOC111060978 — protein sequence MQRFLARGNIFNHQLKTKKKNYIFLLDLQDIYTNELWTEDGAMAMLEAELLRSDTAPANLFDEDESLLDLLTRAERQLKQQNLWQYPLHQTGQQQVSSADQPPPSSPHCQQLVVYTSPPPATRAAAMPPAFASHQRIPPTTRISPAVTSQVRIPPAPTTRISPAFTSRIPPATTTTIPPAFTSHQQAHPYSRPRAILASNSIRHEFDFDGLIRFSDPSRRRTIALKHLSDAFQYPVLGARIVRSFNKDAVIIRVANVGRRGNEDAEIETFMPHRFTAKITRANVQSFNSGCHNLIMQVVHSEGRSSDIRLNRRSRQRP from the coding sequence ATGCAACGCTTTCTTGCTCGCGGCAACATTTTCAATCACCaactgaaaacaaaaaaaaaaaactatatatttttgcttgaTTTACAGGACATTTACACTAACGAGTTGTGGACCGAGGACGGGGCAATGGCTATGCTGGAGGCTGAACTATTGCGAAGCGACACCGCACCTGCCAACCTGTTTGACGAAGATGAATCATTATTGGATCTGTTGACCAGAGCTGAAAGACAACTAAAGCAGCAAAACCTCTGGCAGTATCCACTTCATCAAACGGGTCAGCAACAGGTTTCCAGCGCCGATCAGCCTCCCCCTTCATCGCCGCATTGCCAGCAGCTTGTGGTATACACGTCGCCACCACCCGCCACCCGAGCTGCTGCGATGCCCCCCGCCTTCGCATCACACCAACGGATACCCCCCACAACAAGAATCTCCCCCGCCGTCACATCACAAGTCCGGATACCCCCCGCCCCCACAACAAGAATCTCACCCGCCTTCACATCACGGATACCCCCCGCCACCACCACCACAATCCCCCCCGCCTTCACATCACACCAGCAAGCTCATCCTTATAGTCGTCCACGCGCAATCTTAGCATCTAACTCTATACGTCATGAATTCGATTTCGATGGGCTGATAAGATTTTCAGACCCATCCCGACGTCGTACAATTGCGTTAAAACATTTATCCGATGCATTTCAGTATCCTGTTTTAGGTGCGCGTATTGTGCGCTCCTTCAACAAGGATGCTGTTATCATTAGGGTAGCAAATGTAGGACGTCGGGGCAACGAAGATGCCGAAATTGAAACATTCATGCCGCATAGATTTACTGCTAAGATTACGCGTGCGAATGTACAGTCATTTAATTCAGGTTGCCACAATTTAATAATGCAGGTTGTACACAGCGAAGGTCGTTCCTCTGATATAAGGCTGAATCGACGGTCGCGACAGCGGCCGTAG